The Vulcanimicrobium alpinum sequence CCGCGGCGCCGCCGGCCGGGAACGACCCACAGGTCGCGCACCTCGGCGACGAGACCTCCACGTTCGGTCGAAATGCCGAACGCGACGGAGACGCACGACGCGGGTATATCGTCCTCGTACGCCAGCCAGACGAAGCCGTAGTCGGGACGCTCGATGAACAGCGCCAGCGCGTCGCCCAGCGCGGCGTCGTCGGCGCGGAACGCGCGCATCAAGGCGAACGCGTCGTACCGCTCCGCG is a genomic window containing:
- a CDS encoding GNAT family N-acetyltransferase → MASAERYDAFALMRAFRADDAALGDALALFIERPDYGFVWLAYEDDIPASCVSVAFGISTERGGLVAEVRDLWVVPGRRRRGIGSALLATLHGRLDQLGVTRVEASFAGDSSLEGFFAARGYVPHGGTIVTLDR